The following proteins are encoded in a genomic region of Pseudophryne corroboree isolate aPseCor3 chromosome 3 unlocalized genomic scaffold, aPseCor3.hap2 SUPER_3_unloc_7, whole genome shotgun sequence:
- the LOC134984625 gene encoding uncharacterized protein LOC134984625 produces the protein MEEEQRIHCSLSLTEEQENTNQPRRQSEDDLEKRTQHHVNRDSQEEEESAEEGTSTRAPKFTDDETETLIDDVIKFNMQLFGSKYRDEHNRFNITTWEKISRNVSCAGNTERTVSSIKKRLRDCRRVTNNKIQAGHKLQKTWEKKCKDYFRLVHHEESAAPSSTEKQQKSIKTVSKNKKATPTKSDSSKKKHSPALSDPEDTMSKRRRRVSFRQQDTLEENIEKEARTKTQETTVQVTGTTAPEENVHEHGTTMQETIENEPIPNFVEATLPKRKAIYHHETLPENVIRLNQDTVHETMQTTEEESQHLQGTTQHEDTVHDTRKNVQEDSRHVTVITEQDNIAQDISPTVQQGIMHETLPTLQATATIEQENTETLHGTDGNHDTISERMGCMEQQMKEDIQRIENKLDNMQQTLSKMQQRLDEITTTQQSQGNALSSMTSLLSHMNENQQIFNCQSQQIQQSIQHMVVWQYDSVTNSRMIANLLQLMINQGREISTSIPQTSGTSTQTRGETNIETQHQQRRQNTEPQTTNTTDDNMARQYHLQSTHLAFGTYALPNQGITTEEHQLNQGTSGSLNR, from the exons ATGGAGGAGGAGCAAAGAATACATTGTTCCCTATCTTTAACTGAAGAACaagaaaataccaaccaaccaaggAGACAGAGCGAAGATGATCTTGAAAAAAGAACGCAGCATCATGTAAATAGAGATTCACAGGAGGAAGAAGAatcggcagaggagggaacaagcACCAGGGCACCTAAATTCACAGATGATGAGACTGAAACTCTCATTGATGATGTAATTAAATTTAACATGCAACTATTTGGGTCAAAATATAGAGATGAACACAACCGCTTCAACATTACAACATGGGAGAAAATATCAAGAAATGTGTCTTGTGCAGGGAATACAGAGCGAACAGTGTCCAGCATAAAAAAAAGACTCAGAGACTGCAGGAGGGTAACTAACAATAAGATCCAAGCAGGACATAAGTTACAGAAAACATGGGAGAAAAAGTGTAAGGATTATTTTCGGCTGGTACACCATGAAGAAAGTGCAGCACCTAGCAGTACAG AAAAACAACAGAAGAGCATCAAAACAGTTTCAAAAAATAAGAAGGCGACTCCAACAAAGTCTGATTCATCCAAGAAGAAACATTCACCAGCTTTGTCAGATCCCGAAG ATACCATGAGCAAGCGACGTAGAAGAGTGTCCTTTAGACAACAGGACACTTTGGAGGAGAACATTGAAAAGGAGGCAAGAACCAAAACGCAGGAGACAACTGTGCAGGTCACAGGCACAACGGCTCCAGAAGAAAATGTGCATGAGCACGGAACAACAATGCAAGAGACTATTGAGAATGAGCCCATACCAAATTTTGTGGAGGCCACATTGCCTAAAAGAAAGGCAATATATCATCATGAAACCCTTCCAGAAAATGTCATAAGACTTAATCaagacacagtgcatgaaacaatgCAAACAACAGAGGAGGAATCACAGCATTTGCAAGGGACAACACAACATGAGGACACGGTCCATGACACTAGGAAAAACGTACAGGAGGATTCAAGGCATGTAACAGTGATAACAGAACAGGACAATATAGCACAGGACATCAGTCCAACTGTTCAACAGGGAATAATGCATGAGACTTTGCCAACATTGCAGGCGACCGCAACAATAGAGCAAGAGAACACGGAAACATTGCATGGGACAG ATGGAAACCATGATACCATCAGTGAAAGAATGGGGTGCATGGAGCAACAAATGAAAGAAGATATACAGAGAATAGAAAACAAATTGGATAACATGCAACAGACATTGTCAAAAATGCAGCAACGGTTAGATGAAATAACAACCACACAGCAGTCACAAGGAAATGCACTTTCTTCGATGACCTCGTTATTAAGCCATATGAATGAAAATCAGCAAATATTTAATTGTCAGTCACAGCAAATTCAACAGAGTATACAACATATGGTGGTATGGCAGTATGATTCTGTTACCAACTCCAGGATGATAGCCAACCTCCTTCAGCTCATGATCAATCAAGGAAGAGAAATTTCCACCTCAATACCACAGACATCGGGAACAAGCACACAAACACGTGGGGAAACCAACATTGAAACACAACATCAACAAAGAAGACAAAATACAGAACCACAAACAACAAACACTACAGATGACAACATGGCAAGGCAATATCACCTTCAATCAACTCATTTAGCTTTTGGGACATATGCACTACCGAATCAGGGAATAACAACAGAGGAGCATCAATTAAATCAAG gaACATCTGGAAGCCTAAACCGTTGA